In one window of Henckelia pumila isolate YLH828 chromosome 1, ASM3356847v2, whole genome shotgun sequence DNA:
- the LOC140874775 gene encoding homeobox-leucine zipper protein ATHB-13-like, with product MKMAFFHSNFMLQTPPHHHHEDHEPSTSLAAPILPSNCSPLEFHGGVASLLGKRSSMSFATGMEMCEEINNHGDQDELSDDGSLQLGEKKKRLNMEQVKTLEKNFELGNKLEPERKLQLARALGLQPRQIAIWFQNRRARWKTKQLEKDYEILKRQFDAVKSENDALQLQNQKLHAEIVSMKLTKEPTESINLNKETEGSCSNRSENSSEIKLDISTRNPAAIDSHPLINPTNNINPPTTSRQFFPSNSSLRPNAGNGNGISHLFQNSRPENHCPKIMDHHVKEETTQLCNMFCGMDDQTGFWPWLEQQHFN from the exons ATGAAAATGGCGTTTTTCCACTCCAATTTCATGCTGCAAACTCCTCCTCATCATCACCATGAAGATCATGAGCCCTCCACTTCTCTTGCTGCCCCCATTCTTCCTTCTAATTGCAGTCCCCTAGAATTTCAtg GAGGCGTGGCATCGCTACTAGGGAAGAGATCTTCCATGTCATTCGCCACGGGAATGGAGATGTGCGAGGAGATAAACAATCACGGGGATCAGGATGAGCTATCAGACGACGGATCCCTTCAGCTCGGGGAGAAGAAGAAGAGGCTGAACATGGAGCAAGTGAAGACGCTTGAGAAGAACTTCGAGTTGGGAAACAAGCTGGAGCCCGAAAGGAAGCTGCAGCTGGCCCGGGCCCTCGGGCTTCAGCCCAGACAGATAGCCATTTGGTTTCAGAACAGGAGAGCCAGATGGAAGACCAAGCAACTTGAGAAAGATTACGAAATTCTCAAGAGACAATTTGATGCTGTTAAGTCTGAAAACGATGCTCTTCAGCTGCAGAATCAGAAACTCCATGCTGAG ATTGTGTCGATGAAATTAACTAAGGAGCCAACAGAATCCATCAACCTCAACAAAGAAACAGAAGGCTCCTGCAGCAACAGAAGCGAAAACAGCTCGGAAATCAAGCTCGACATATCAACAAGAAATCCAGCTGCCATTGATAGCCACCCATTAATCAATCCCACAAATAATATTAATCCGCCTACCACAAGCAGGCAATTCTTCCCATCTAATTCATCACTCAGGCCTAATGCAGGTAATGGTAATGGAATCTCACACCTCTTTCAGAATTCGAGGCCCGAAAACCACTGCCCCAAGATAATGGATCATCATGTCAAAGAGGAAACCACCCAGCTTTGCAATATGTTCTGTGGGATGGATGATCAGACAGGGTTTTGGCCATGGCTAGAGCAACAACATTTCAACTAA
- the LOC140887738 gene encoding probable serine/threonine-protein kinase PBL3, which produces MGNCFGSSARVDASLSTPSASRFPSKTSSSSSRFNISIPIYSRKSSVESLPTPRSEAEILSSPHVKPFSFNELRNATRNFRPDSLLGEGGFGYVFKGWIDENTLTATKPGSGLVIAVKKLKPEGFQGHKEWLTEVNYLGQLRHQNLVKLIGYCTEGDNRLLVYEFMSKGSLENHLFRRGPQPISWATRMKVAMGAARGLSFLHEAREQVIYRDFKASNILLDGEFIAKLSDFGLAKAGPTGDKTHVSTQVMGTHGYAAPEYVATGRLSSKSDVYSFGVVLLELLSGRRAVDKTKVGVEQNLVEWARPYMGDKRKLFRIMDTKLEGQYPQKAAYSAATIALQCLSPDPKARPRMAEVLATLEQLQTPRNTTRYPDSDHRASFESVAASPLKHHLSVKTTTLASPLPVNPRSLRAR; this is translated from the exons ATGGGAAATTGCTTTGGTTCCTCCGCGAGGGTTGATGCCTCTCTTAGCACCCCTTCTG CATCTAGATTTCCAAGCAAAACGAGCAGTTCGTCATCTCGTTTCAACATAAGCATTCCCATTTACAGTCGCAAAAGCAGCGTCGAAAGCCTTCCCACTCCAAGATCGGAGGCTGAAATACTCTCATCACCTCACGTCAAGCCCTTCTCATTTAACGAGTTAAGGAATGCAACAAGAAACTTTCGACCTGACAGTCTTCTTGGTGAAGGAGGATTTGGTTATGTTTTCAAGGGATGGATTGATGAGAATACTCTTACCGCCACAAAGCCTGGGTCAGGACTTGTTATTGCTGTCAAGAAGTTGAAGCCTGAAGGTTTCCAAGGCCACAAGGAGTGGTTG ACGGAAGTTAATTATCTGGGTCAACTTCGACATCAGAACCTAGTTAAACTTATTGGATACTGCACTGAGGGTGATAACCGGCTATTGGTTTATGAGTTCATGTCGAAAGGAAGTCTGGAGAATCATTTGTTCAGAA GAGGGCCTCAACCCATTTCGTGGGCTACTCGAATGAAGGTTGCTATGGGTGCCGCTAGAGGACTTTCTTTCTTGCATGAAGCTAGAGAACAAGTGATCTATAGAGATTTTAAGGCTTCTAACATTCTTCTCGATGGG GAATTTATTGCAAAATTATCGGACTTTGGTTTGGCCAAAGCTGGCCCGACTGGTGATAAGACTCATGTATCCACTCAAGTTATGGGAACACATGGCTATGCTGCACCGGAATACGTTGCTACAG GCCGACTGTCATCAAAGAGTGATGTGTACAGCTTCGGGGTCGTCTTGCTTGAATTGCTCTCAGGACGTCGTGCTGTCGACAAAACAAAAGTGGGCGTCGAGCAAAACTTGGTTGAATGGGCGAGACCTTATATGGGTGACAAGAGAAAGCTGTTCCGGATCATGGACACTAAACTGGAGGGCCAATACCCTCAGAAAGCAGCGTACAGTGCAGCTACCATTGCTCTGCAGTGTCTAAGCCCCGACCCAAAAGCGAGGCCACGGATGGCAGAGGTTTTAGCCACTCTGGAACAGCTTCAAACTCCAAGAAACACAACAAGATATCCAGATTCAGATCATCGAGCTTCTTTTGAGTCTGTTGCTGCCTCACCGTTGAAACATCATTTGTCAGTGAAAACGACCACTTTGGCTTCTCCATTGCCAGTAAATCCAAGGTCTCTCCGGGCGAGATGA